In one window of Drosophila mauritiana strain mau12 chromosome X, ASM438214v1, whole genome shotgun sequence DNA:
- the LOC117148707 gene encoding uncharacterized protein LOC117148707, with amino-acid sequence MGPQIEFPVQWKKGKSIFHIVKHRCMALTFTVNTYRVLIGSFLAAIVPLYSMLCMPHPNSFLLCVPNAKGHIIKVRDNVGMYFLGLLPYVVRLQYGFYVLAKDTWFAYNDQVLATADTFNTWRVLIYLNQVIQLVYSFEGLQSFLQALRTYKLVAGTDNHRVAQLEGNMSKFWYIPSVSTLDVYRASKERAFGPNPH; translated from the exons AATCGAGTTCCCAGTGCAATGGAAGAAGGGGAAGAGTATTTTCCACATCGTCAAGCATCGTTGCATGGCCTTGACCTTTACCGTCAACACTTACCGGGTGCTGATCGGCTCCTTCCTGGCAGCTATCGTGCCGCTGTACAGCATGCTCTGCATGCCGCATCCGAATAGCTTTCTTCTCTGTGTTCCGAACGCCAAAGGCCACATAATTAAGGTACGCGACAACGTGGGCATGTACTTCTTGGGCCTCTTGCCCTATGTGGTCCGCCTGCAATACGGATTTTACGTGCTTGCCAAGGACACCTGGTTCGCCTACAACGATCAAGTGCTGGCCACAGCCGATACTTTCAACACCTGGCGCGTGCTCATCTACTTGAATCAGGTCATCCAGCTCGTCTACTCATTCGAGGGACTGCAGAGTTTCCTGCAGGCCCTCCGCACCTACAAGCTAGTCGCCGGAACAGACAACCATCGCGTGGCTCAGCTGGAAGGG AACATGTCAAAATTCTGGTACATCCCCAGCGTGAGCACCTTGGATGTTTACCGTGCCTCCAAGGAACGTGCATTTGGACCAAATCCCCATTAG